In Planktothrix sp. FACHB-1365, the genomic stretch TATTCACACCGAAGGATTAGATGGAGTTTTTAACCAGGAGGATGCTAATAATATTGTTACCATCATTTGCTCTTTTGATCAACCGATAGAAACAACCTACTCTGCTTAATTGATTGAAAAAAAATAATTATCTCCATTTTAGCACAAAATTAACCTGTTAAAAAAGCGATCGGCCTTAATTATTAAGAGGAAGGAAAATAGTTTTCCCCCCTCTTAATAATTAACTATTTGGGCTGTTGTAGGTAGTTGAGGATTTTATCGAGTTTCTCCTCTAATTTACGGTTAGCATCCTCCAACTTAGCAATTTTATCCAACAATTGTTGATTGCTAGAAGTTGCACTCGCCTCCCGCAATTTACGGACATCTTGACCAAAACCCATCAAAGCCGGACGTTCCACATAAGTAACCCGGTGTAGCACCCGCCAAGCTTTATTCGGTTTACCTGCTTGAGCTTGACGCAACGCCCGTGCTTCTTCGTCATTGCTTTGCAACCATTCAGGGTCAACGACATAATTAAAGAAGTCTTGGAAGTTTTGGGTGCTACCTTCGAGATAGAAGCTCATAAACCGATAGCGATCTACTTTTTCCCCAGGTAAAATAGGTCGATCCTTATAATCCGTAATCCCTTTAGACTCTAAACCACTTAAATCCACATTCAACTCAAACCCCTTACTCCGCAGTTCCGTTTTACTCATGGTTTGAGTTAAATTAACCGTTGCTTGAGCAGAGAGTTCTGCATCATGAAAAGAAGCAACAAACTTGCCTTCAACTCCTGAACCCGCATTCATAATAAAAGAACCACCAATGGTATGCTCTACCGTATTGGCAAAACTTTGCGCTTCCGTGCGTAATCCACCATCGGCATCCCAAACGTAGGTATTGACGATATTACGCTTACCAGAGCGAATTTGGATGCTTTCCATGCGTTTCTGCCAACCCGCAAAACTTTCAGTAGCTTGTACCCGTTTCTCTTGGTCACCAATTTTGCTTTGGATTTCCGCTTGTTTCTGCTGGGTAGCAATTTGTTGCTCCTTGGTTTTAGCGGCTGCTTCATCCTTTTGTTTCTGGAGTTTTGCTTCCTCAGCTTTTTTCTTTTCTTCCTCAGTCATGGTGCTGCTGGGTTTGTCTTCTTCTCGTTGTACCCCAATTGTGCTGGGTGCCGGGCCACTGTCGATATTCCGATCCAAAGAAGTTTCATCGACTAAACGCACATCAAAGTTAGAGAAGTAAGATTCCCGTCGCTTGTCTTCAGCTTCAATCTGGCGTTTGAGGTCGTAAGCTTCTTGTAGGCGATAGTAACTGGCGGGATAGAGAGAACCATACTGCGATCGCATTTCTGGAACGTGCTTAAAGAAGCGATCGCTCGTGGCACTGCTACCTGTGAGCCCATCTAAGCTCCCATTCATCGTGTAAGCCGGATTCATCAAAAAGGTGATGGTGTTGACATCAGGAGGAATGCCATCCACAGGCAATACTTCATAGCCGACCATTTTGCCACTGCGGGCAAGACGAGTGACAAAAACATCCGCGATGGCTGAAACCACTAAGGCATAACCGATGTTTTTAGGAATAAAACGAGTCCCTAAATGAGGAAATTTAGGAGTAACTTCTGGTGTTCCTCGTAGTTCTAGTTTATCGGTCATGCTCAGAGAGGAACTGGAAGTAATACTGCTTTCATTTTGGAATTGGTAGCTGAAGTCAAAGTTGCTTTTGTAACCCGAATGCCATGCCGCTAGTACATAGCTGATATTGTCAGTACCACCACTGATTTCTCCTTCTGTACCAACAAAGGTTTCCAATGTTCCTCCTAACCCCGAATCTTGCGATCGCGTCCAGTTAAATTCCACATCTTCCGACATGGTTAACTCCACAGAGGTAGCCCCATTATAATCATCTTCGAGGGTTAAATTTTCAGTGGGGACAGGAGGTGGCCCTTCAATATACCCCAAGAGAGTAGGAGCAAATTGAGCATTACCAATCCATTTTAATTGCAAAGCCTCCACTCGTTTATCTGGGAGTAATGTGACTCCATTGGTTGAGGGATAAGCAAAGAAACGGCGCATCATCGCTACTTTCCGTTTCGTATTGGAATCAAAGGAAACATTACTATACTCATTACAAAGGAGGGCATTCGGAGCAATGGGTAAGTTGTTGTTTTCAACCAGCATCGCTTCATTGACAGTACCGTAATTGTTTCCTGCTAAGTCTAAGACTTTTTGTACAGAACCTTCGGACTGAGTTTGATTGAGCGGATAGTAAGCCACTAAATTGGCTTCTTTTCCACTGAGACGCTGATACATATCCCCTTGAATTTCGGCTTGAGTACGGGCTTTATTCCAAATGCGGACATCAGCGACTTGACCTGGGAACAAAAAGTTCGGACTACTGGCTTCTGTAGCTCCAGCACCAATACGCAAAGGACTGCTTTGATTGGGAGTATAAGTACAAGTCAAAGTTCCAGAGAGAACACCATCAACGTAAAGCCTGAGTGTCTTGCCATCATAAGTACCCGCAATGTGAGTCCATGTATTCAGAACTACATCTGGTCCGGTAACGGATGACCAATCAGTTCCATTGCCGACCCAAAAGTCCCATTTGCCTTTCTCTGTTGCATAGAACATGTACCCTGATGCTGGACTCGTGCCACGAGAGGTCAGTGGAGAACGATAAAGTTGTTGTCCCCCCTTAACTTTTACCCAACAGGAGACAGTAAACTGGTCACTGGGATTTAGCGATTGAGCATAGGGAATCGCCACATAATCATTTACTCCATCAAACTGCATCACCGTATTCCCCGGATTCCCAATAGGAGCAGTACATCCCCACCACATTGCACCGGAAACCTTACCATTCTTCCCTTGTCCCGATTGATCTCGAATAACCTCTCCCGTTGCCTCATTAAAGGGATAATAGGCTAATAAACCGGGTTCATTACCACTGAGTAAGGTTTTGCTGTTGACGGCAATTTCTTCATTACTCAGGGCAACTCCCCAGATACGAACTTCCGCCACTTTCCCAAAAATAGGCTCCCCGTTTGGATAATTGCCAATGGTATAAACATCAGTAGACACTTTCAGACTAGCTTTGTTAATATCCTCAAGTTTTTGCTTGAGAGTAGCATCATTGGGGGCTTTCGCGAGACTTGCTTGTGCATCTGCTAAGGCTTTAGTTCTGGTATCACCGACAGCCTTACCATCAATGTAAAATAAAGTCGTATTATCCTTACCTACAGCACTCAGATGATGCCATCCTGGAGACAGAGAATCCATATCAAAACCACTATCATAAAATTTCTGTCCTAAAGGATCATTATGCAGAAAAATTCCTAATTGTTTACGATTTCTCACCAAAATGTGATGATTTTCCTTTTCCCCGTTGGTGAGGATATTCCATTCTCCTACTTCTGGGAAAGGATAGACAAACCATGCTTCAATAGTCCAATTGGGGGGAAGGTAGAGGGGTTTATCTAGTTTAACAACACTCTTGCTATTGTTAAAGTTTAAACAGGCACGTTGAGCATCTGGAATCCACTGTTCAACGCTAGTATTCTTGCTATCCGCAGTTGCATCATAGTTAGTTTGTCGCATCCGTCCTTGGTTATCAAAGTAACTCAGTTGGACATTGCCTTCGCTAGTTTCCATAGCGTTAAGACGAGTCACAGAATTAACAAAACCAAGAATTGCTCCTTGAGTCACTAAACCCCTGCTATCTTTGGCAATTGGGAGCATAGCTTGGGGAGTTTGTTCGGTATGTTTCACGCTATTCAGGAAATTAGTGTTTAAGGTATTTAACTCCGTTTGCAGTGCTGTAATTTCCTTTCCAACTTGAGCAAGACGAGTGTCCCAAGCTAATTTATCCGCCGCAGTTGCACTTAACCCCGCCTTAAGAAGCGCTAATTCCTCTTTTGCTTGGCTGAGTTGTTTTGCCTTGGCATCCCAATCTCTTTTAGCACGCTCAATAACACTCGTATTTGAGACAGAACCCTTGATTAACTGCCATTGATCTTGGACTGAGAATCCGTATAATCTGTCATTGCTGCGTCCAGCATGAATATAGATATCTTTGCCATAGCAATTGCTAGTCTCACCTGCGGCTTTGATTTTATAAACATCACCCCCCTGACTAATAAACTCCCATTTATCTTGGACTGAGAATGCGTATAATACATCCGTGCTGCGTCCAGCATGAACATAGATATCTTTGCCATAGCAATTGTAGGTGTCACCTGCGGCTTTGATGGTATAAACATTACCCCCCTGACTAATAAACTCCCATTGATCTGGGACGGTGTATCCACATAGTCGATCTGAATTGCGTTCGGCGTAGATATAGATATTTTTGCCATTGTAATTGCTAGTCTCACCTGCGGCTTTGATAGAACAAAAGTAATTGAATGGGCTATCAACTTGGTTCTGATATGCAGATTTAAGGGTTTGTTCTTCACTGGTCAGTGATGTAATTTTACCCTCTAATTGTTTAATCTTTTCTCGCGTCGCATCCTGAGCATTGTAGGCAGCAATTTTGAGGTCTAAATCTCGTTTTTCCTTGAGTAATACTCTTTCCTGTTGCTCTTTCAACTCCAGTTCTTTCAACTTATCCGCTAAGGTTTTTTGACTATCCGCTAAAGTGGTTAAACTAACAGTATCAGTGTATTTCGCCTCGGTAATACTATCGGACAATAGGCGGATGCGATGTTTACGAATTTCTAAAGATTGCCAGTCACCTTGAATTTTAGCAATCTCAAAGCAACGTAACATACTAATCCCATCAGGAATAGTGACATTTCCAGAGACTCGATACCAACCGCCGCCTAAATCTTCAAATTTGTTTTGTTTGATTTGTTCAGGGGCAATCACCTGTTTTTCTTCGGCACTGCGACTGGCTTTTCCCCAATAGGAAAGGGTAAAAATCTTCGTTCCTAAATTTTTGCCGTCTGCATTATCTAAATAGGCAAGATTAACCGCAGAGGAGGAAACAACCTTAAATTCAAAGCTTTCTTCGTAGGTTGTTCGTTCACTAACAGCAAACAATTCAGGATTACTATATTTAACCGCATCTCCTCCCCCTGCGAGTTTGCGATCAAGGGTAGCTGCACTAACATAAGCATCCCCATAGACAGTCCCATCCTGTCCATTAACAGAAAAGTCAACGACCTTTCCTTCGCTAATTGCTCCCAACCGCCAATAACCGACTAAACCGAGTTCCTTTCCTGTTAGTTGCAGGTACATATTGTTTTTGATGTCTAGTTCAGTACGAACTAAGTTCCAAATCAGAACATCGGCAATTTGACCCGAGAAAAAGAATTGCTGTTTTCCCTCTGTTGCTCCTGTGCTAATTCGCAGAGGACGGGTTGTGTTAACTGTATAATTTCCGGCTACTTCTGCGGCTAATACTCCATTGATATACAGTTTAGCTTGACTCCCATCAAAGGTAGCGGCAATGTGTGTCCATTGATTGAGAACAATATCGGAACCGATAACCTTAATCCAATCTTTTGTATGATCACCAAGCCAAAATTGCCATTTATTGTCTGTTCCAGCATAGATGATATATCCACAGGAATTGCCGGTGCTGATATCGCGGGAGGAGACGACAGACCGATAAGTTCCCTGTCCTCCTGTAACTTTTGCCCAACAGGTAACAGTAAATTGGCTGGGATTGAGTGCTACGGAGTAGGGAATTTCTACATAACTACTTACGCCATCAAAGACAATGCCCCGTCGTTTACGAGAGACTAATTTAACATTAATAGCCGCTCCCGTTGTCCACTTGCGTTCAATCACAAAATGAGTGTCATCAATTTTCTGCACAGGGTAGGTGTTGTTGTAGTCTTCTGTACCCGTAATTTGGACTTCATCGCCATTTTCTAAGCCATGATTCTCACAGGTGACTCGCAATTTACCATCGGTGGTTTTTTGATAGGCGGTTATCATGCCATCAAAAATTAAACCGCCTTCTTCTAGGTCTTCTTTTTCCCAATAACCCAATCCATTACCCGATGGCAAGTCAATATCAAAGGTATGATCATCGACTTTTTGGGTGCGATATAAACCTTGATAATCCCTTGTTCCTGTGATTTTTACGAGGTCGCCATTGGCTAATTCTGCGGCTTTGCCATCAGTCGATATTTTAACTAAATCTTCGATTTCTTCTTCATCGGTTCCCTCTGCAAACCCCGTAATAATTCCTTGGGGAGGAGGTGTTCTGTCGCCAATGGCTTTGATTTCATCTAAGGTATTTAACGGTAATAACACTTCTCGCTGATGACTGCGAATAATCGTGCTATCGGGTGTATCATCAATTTCTCCTAGAGTTCCATCGCCAGCAATGGCAAAACTGAAAGCTGCTGTCCCTTGATCAGTAGGAACTGCTAACATTAATTTCGTTGCAGTTTTCAACAGTTGTTCTTCCCCTGATTGGGTTTTCTGGGCCTGTTGTAAATCGTATTTAGTGGCTGATAAACCGTTGGTAACAGCGACACCCTTAATATCTAAAGTTCGTTTAATAATACCTGGAATTCGGCGAGGAACCAAAGTCTCATTTTCTTCTTGAAAAATGGTATAATCTTGAACATCAAATAGCCCTTCTTCCGAAGCTCGAATGGTGGTT encodes the following:
- a CDS encoding LamG domain-containing protein, which gives rise to MYLSQPKLQHLNSITHEGKVVVFATDADGKISYTVKQDGFEDSYLNTPADQRTGWESWKSLEFPNEADDQSVINQETAKLTYQKDNSQFVLRSRYKTETETAVAPVQAISALGHVYIFRQSKSNTLLVDRFVLDGMTNKLNRKLEVRFKRSKQKHTPITNMNKESNGLVNIDSLDFRDANGNFFYEPTTELCLINNLYKGWFSIVLVPTIENDVYRWHIFAYNSQTQKVELTTIRASEEGLFDVQDYTIFQEENETLVPRRIPGIIKRTLDIKGVAVTNGLSATKYDLQQAQKTQSGEEQLLKTATKLMLAVPTDQGTAAFSFAIAGDGTLGEIDDTPDSTIIRSHQREVLLPLNTLDEIKAIGDRTPPPQGIITGFAEGTDEEEIEDLVKISTDGKAAELANGDLVKITGTRDYQGLYRTQKVDDHTFDIDLPSGNGLGYWEKEDLEEGGLIFDGMITAYQKTTDGKLRVTCENHGLENGDEVQITGTEDYNNTYPVQKIDDTHFVIERKWTTGAAINVKLVSRKRRGIVFDGVSSYVEIPYSVALNPSQFTVTCWAKVTGGQGTYRSVVSSRDISTGNSCGYIIYAGTDNKWQFWLGDHTKDWIKVIGSDIVLNQWTHIAATFDGSQAKLYINGVLAAEVAGNYTVNTTRPLRISTGATEGKQQFFFSGQIADVLIWNLVRTELDIKNNMYLQLTGKELGLVGYWRLGAISEGKVVDFSVNGQDGTVYGDAYVSAATLDRKLAGGGDAVKYSNPELFAVSERTTYEESFEFKVVSSSAVNLAYLDNADGKNLGTKIFTLSYWGKASRSAEEKQVIAPEQIKQNKFEDLGGGWYRVSGNVTIPDGISMLRCFEIAKIQGDWQSLEIRKHRIRLLSDSITEAKYTDTVSLTTLADSQKTLADKLKELELKEQQERVLLKEKRDLDLKIAAYNAQDATREKIKQLEGKITSLTSEEQTLKSAYQNQVDSPFNYFCSIKAAGETSNYNGKNIYIYAERNSDRLCGYTVPDQWEFISQGGNVYTIKAAGDTYNCYGKDIYVHAGRSTDVLYAFSVQDKWEFISQGGDVYKIKAAGETSNCYGKDIYIHAGRSNDRLYGFSVQDQWQLIKGSVSNTSVIERAKRDWDAKAKQLSQAKEELALLKAGLSATAADKLAWDTRLAQVGKEITALQTELNTLNTNFLNSVKHTEQTPQAMLPIAKDSRGLVTQGAILGFVNSVTRLNAMETSEGNVQLSYFDNQGRMRQTNYDATADSKNTSVEQWIPDAQRACLNFNNSKSVVKLDKPLYLPPNWTIEAWFVYPFPEVGEWNILTNGEKENHHILVRNRKQLGIFLHNDPLGQKFYDSGFDMDSLSPGWHHLSAVGKDNTTLFYIDGKAVGDTRTKALADAQASLAKAPNDATLKQKLEDINKASLKVSTDVYTIGNYPNGEPIFGKVAEVRIWGVALSNEEIAVNSKTLLSGNEPGLLAYYPFNEATGEVIRDQSGQGKNGKVSGAMWWGCTAPIGNPGNTVMQFDGVNDYVAIPYAQSLNPSDQFTVSCWVKVKGGQQLYRSPLTSRGTSPASGYMFYATEKGKWDFWVGNGTDWSSVTGPDVVLNTWTHIAGTYDGKTLRLYVDGVLSGTLTCTYTPNQSSPLRIGAGATEASSPNFLFPGQVADVRIWNKARTQAEIQGDMYQRLSGKEANLVAYYPLNQTQSEGSVQKVLDLAGNNYGTVNEAMLVENNNLPIAPNALLCNEYSNVSFDSNTKRKVAMMRRFFAYPSTNGVTLLPDKRVEALQLKWIGNAQFAPTLLGYIEGPPPVPTENLTLEDDYNGATSVELTMSEDVEFNWTRSQDSGLGGTLETFVGTEGEISGGTDNISYVLAAWHSGYKSNFDFSYQFQNESSITSSSSLSMTDKLELRGTPEVTPKFPHLGTRFIPKNIGYALVVSAIADVFVTRLARSGKMVGYEVLPVDGIPPDVNTITFLMNPAYTMNGSLDGLTGSSATSDRFFKHVPEMRSQYGSLYPASYYRLQEAYDLKRQIEAEDKRRESYFSNFDVRLVDETSLDRNIDSGPAPSTIGVQREEDKPSSTMTEEEKKKAEEAKLQKQKDEAAAKTKEQQIATQQKQAEIQSKIGDQEKRVQATESFAGWQKRMESIQIRSGKRNIVNTYVWDADGGLRTEAQSFANTVEHTIGGSFIMNAGSGVEGKFVASFHDAELSAQATVNLTQTMSKTELRSKGFELNVDLSGLESKGITDYKDRPILPGEKVDRYRFMSFYLEGSTQNFQDFFNYVVDPEWLQSNDEEARALRQAQAGKPNKAWRVLHRVTYVERPALMGFGQDVRKLREASATSSNQQLLDKIAKLEDANRKLEEKLDKILNYLQQPK